From the genome of Triticum aestivum cultivar Chinese Spring chromosome 3B, IWGSC CS RefSeq v2.1, whole genome shotgun sequence, one region includes:
- the LOC123070489 gene encoding phosphoethanolamine N-methyltransferase 1 codes for MDASAAAAEIAANGVLAKLEEEREAQKRYWEEHSRDLTVEAMMLDSRAADLDKEERPEILSLLPSYEGKSVLELGAGIGRFTGELAKTAGHVLAMDFIESVIKKNESINGHYKNASFMCADVTSPDLVIEDNSIDLIFSNWLLMYLSDAEVEKLVERMVKWLKVGGHIFFRESCFHQSGDSKRKVNPTHYREPRFYTKVFKEGHAIDQSGSSSELSLLTCKCVGAYVKNKKNQNQICWLWQKVNSSEDRGFQRFLDNVQYKTSGILRYERVFGQGFVSTGGIETTKEFVDLLDLKPGQKVLDVGCGIGGGDFYMAENYDVHVVGIDLSINMVSFALEHAIGRKCAVEFEVADCTTKTYPDSTFDVIYSRDTILHIQDKPSLFRSFFKWLKPGGKVLISDYCRSPGKPSEEFAAYIKQRGYDLHDVEAYGQMLQNAGFHDVIAEERTDQFLKVLQRELAEVEKNKDEFLADFGQEDYDDIVTGWNAKLQRSSAGEQRWGLFIGTK; via the exons ATggacgcctccgccgccgccgccgaaatcGCTGCCAACG GGGTGCTGGCGAAgctggaggaggagagggaggcgcagaaGAGGTACTGGGAGGAGCACTCCAGGGACCTCACCGTCGAGGCCATGATGCTCGACTCCCGCGCCGCCGATCTGGACAAGGAGGAGCGCCCCGAG ATACTGTCTTTACTTCCTTCGTATGAAGGAAAATCAGTGCTGGAGCTTGGTGCTGGAATAGGTCGCTTTACTGGTGAACTGGCTAAGACAGCTGGGCATGTCCTCGCAATGGATTTCATTGAAAGtgtgataaaaaag AATGAAAGCATAAATGGCCATTACAAAAATGCATCCTTCATGTGTGCTGATGTTACATCTCCGGACCTGGTGATTGAGGATAACTCCATCGATCTCATATTTTCTAACTGGTTACTGATGTATCTTTCGGACGCGGAG GTCGAGAAGCTTGTAGAAAGAATGGTTAAATGGCTAAAAGTTGGTGGCCATATCTTCTTTAGAGAATCATGTTTCCATCAATCTGGAGACTCAAAAAGGAAAGTGAATCCGACACATTATCGTGAACCAAGGTTTTATACTAAG GTATTTAAAGAGGGCCATGCCATTGATCAGAGTGGGAGCTCCTCTGAACTTTCTCTACTTACGTGCAAGTGCGTTGGAGCTTATGTGAAGAACAAGAAGAATCAAAACCAG ATATGTTGGCTATGGCAAAAAGTCAACTCATCAGAAGACCGGGGATTTCAACGATTCTTGGATAATGTGCAGTACAAAACCAGTGGAATATTGCGCTATGAGCGTGTTTTTGGGCAAGGTTTTGTGAGCACTGGTGGAATTG AGACTACAAAAGAATTTGTGGACTTGCTGGATCTTAAACCTGGGCAGAAGGTGCTTGATGTTGGATGTGGAATCGGGGGTGGTGATTTTTATATGGCTGAAAACTATGATGTTCATGTTGTTGGTATTGATCTGTCCATAAACATGGTTTCATTTGCACTCGAGCATGCCATTGGACGCAAGTGTGCAGTAGAGTTTGAAGTAGCTGATTGCACCACGAAGACATACCCAGACAGTACGTTTGATGTTATCTACAGCCGTGACACCATCCTCCACATACAA GATAAACCCTCTTTGTTTAGAAGTTTTTTCAAATGGCTAAAACCTGGGGGTAAGGTCCTAATCAGTGATTACTGTAGGAGTCCAGGAAAACCATCTGAAGAGTTTGCGGCATACATTAAGCAGAGAGGTTACGACCTTCATGATGTAGAAGCTTATGGACAG ATGCTACAGAATGCTGGTTTCCATGATGTCATTGCTGAAGAGCGCACTGATCAG TTCCTAAAAGTTTTACAGAGGGAGCTAGCTGAAGTTGAAAAGAACAAAGATGAATTTCTGGCCGACTTTGGTCAG GAGGACTATGACGATATTGTGACTGGGTGGAACGCGAAACTTCAGAGGAGCTCTGCTGGTGAGCAGAGGTGGGGGCTGTTCATCGGGACCAAGTGA